Proteins from a genomic interval of Clostridium sp. M62/1:
- a CDS encoding VirB6/TrbL-like conjugal transfer protein, CD1112 family, which translates to MQSILDAINEWIKEILIGAINGNLSTMFGDVNEKVGTIAAEVGQTPQGWNANIFSMIQTLSENVIVPIAGLVITYVLCYELISMVTEKNNMHDVDTSMFFKWVFKAFVAVYLVTHTFDITMAVFDMAQHVVSGAAGVIGGSTEIDVAAALASMQDGLDAMEIPELLLLVMETSLVSLCMKIMSVLITVILYGRMIEIYLYCSVSPIPFATMTNREWGQIGNNYLKSLFAIGFQGFLIMICVGIYAVLVNNMIIADNLHSAIFSLAAYTVILCFSLFKSGALAKSIFSAH; encoded by the coding sequence ATGCAGAGCATACTTGACGCGATTAACGAATGGATAAAGGAAATCCTCATAGGAGCCATAAACGGTAATCTGTCAACTATGTTCGGGGACGTAAACGAGAAAGTCGGCACTATCGCCGCAGAGGTAGGGCAGACCCCGCAAGGGTGGAACGCAAATATATTCTCCATGATACAGACCCTTAGTGAGAATGTAATCGTACCCATTGCGGGGCTTGTCATTACCTACGTCCTATGCTATGAGCTTATCAGCATGGTAACGGAAAAGAACAATATGCACGACGTTGACACTTCCATGTTCTTCAAGTGGGTGTTCAAGGCGTTTGTGGCAGTCTACCTTGTGACGCACACCTTTGACATCACTATGGCGGTGTTCGATATGGCGCAGCACGTTGTTTCCGGCGCGGCGGGGGTAATCGGCGGCAGCACAGAGATTGATGTTGCCGCCGCCCTTGCTTCCATGCAGGACGGGCTTGACGCTATGGAAATCCCCGAACTGCTCTTACTTGTCATGGAAACAAGCCTTGTGAGCTTGTGCATGAAAATCATGTCCGTACTGATAACCGTTATCCTCTACGGGCGCATGATAGAGATTTACCTTTACTGTTCGGTATCGCCTATCCCGTTTGCAACAATGACGAACCGGGAATGGGGGCAGATAGGAAACAACTACCTCAAATCCCTGTTCGCTATCGGTTTTCAAGGCTTCCTCATTATGATATGCGTCGGCATTTACGCGGTTCTGGTAAACAACATGATAATAGCGGACAATCTGCACAGCGCGATATTCTCCCTTGCAGCCTATACCGTTATCCTCTGTTTCTCCCTGTTCAAATCCGGCGCACTGGCGAAGTCGATATTCTCCGCGCATTAG
- a CDS encoding PrgI family protein codes for MAYVPVPKDLSKVKTKVAFNLTKRQIVCFAAALLFGLPLFFLLKDSTGTSLASMAMIAVMLPCFLFAMYEKHGQPLEVVVKNIIQTKFIAPKERPYRTDNFYSVLERQRKLEKEVSAIAKGNTKKQRGGKRKA; via the coding sequence TTGGCGTATGTACCCGTACCCAAAGACTTATCCAAAGTCAAGACAAAAGTAGCGTTCAACCTTACCAAACGGCAGATTGTATGTTTTGCGGCGGCTCTCCTGTTCGGCTTGCCGCTTTTCTTTCTGCTCAAAGACAGCACAGGCACAAGCCTTGCGTCTATGGCTATGATTGCCGTCATGCTGCCCTGTTTCCTCTTTGCCATGTATGAGAAGCATGGACAGCCCCTTGAAGTGGTGGTGAAGAACATCATTCAGACGAAATTCATAGCCCCCAAAGAACGACCATACAGGACAGACAACTTTTATTCCGTCTTAGAACGGCAGAGAAAACTTGAAAAGGAGGTATCAGCGATTGCAAAAGGAAACACGAAGAAACAGCGCGGCGGGAAGCGCAAAGCCTAA